From Anaerobranca gottschalkii DSM 13577, the proteins below share one genomic window:
- a CDS encoding ABC transporter substrate-binding protein yields MNKKWIIIGISIILVIVLLGSGYFYYELNRLDKRNYNPKVEINPQKNYTIEIWDLKKPHMYISEEQQIQVWKKIVDEFKGQYPNIHLDIKLLSYDEYLQSIEKGIKNKNMADIVIDWLGTPFIDLEMQIPVNKYLDLQQRFLSGTIDYVAYNQKHLAYPLIAIPNMLIGNLELLEEFEDIIQIAIEGWSLEEFVDFIKKVDNLGKYPVNVFDYRGNFTRNLLVQGDITSITVNNKLNWYGHTLITWFNELEKLKKEELIVYNRSWLADFWKGKVAILAGAPHWVVTETIKRNEALDQNKIKGAGSTQRIQTIFLPYPYIVDHSQQYGMKQVSAVPFSQRTYKGEDHSKGVIEALQTIGPIYSLELAKVHGFIPADKTLIKEWSDNNGLSPYCNKVIHLSAEKGKPVISRDFKDLKRELEALEKTQKILDDYWLGKITLQKFLEEIQN; encoded by the coding sequence ATGAACAAGAAATGGATAATTATTGGAATTTCAATAATTTTGGTGATTGTTTTACTTGGTTCCGGGTACTTCTATTATGAGCTTAATCGATTAGATAAGAGAAATTATAATCCTAAAGTAGAGATCAATCCTCAAAAAAATTATACAATTGAAATTTGGGATTTAAAAAAGCCCCATATGTATATTTCCGAAGAACAGCAAATCCAGGTCTGGAAAAAGATAGTTGATGAATTTAAAGGCCAATATCCTAATATCCATTTAGATATAAAATTATTAAGCTATGATGAATATCTTCAGTCTATTGAAAAAGGAATAAAAAATAAAAACATGGCTGATATAGTAATAGATTGGTTAGGAACACCTTTTATTGATCTAGAAATGCAAATACCAGTAAATAAATATCTCGATTTACAGCAAAGGTTTTTATCAGGAACTATAGATTATGTTGCTTATAATCAAAAACATCTGGCCTATCCTTTAATTGCCATACCCAATATGTTAATAGGTAATTTAGAGTTATTGGAAGAGTTTGAGGATATTATTCAGATTGCCATTGAAGGGTGGTCTTTGGAAGAATTTGTTGATTTTATTAAGAAGGTGGACAATTTAGGTAAATATCCAGTAAATGTTTTTGATTATAGAGGTAATTTTACTAGAAATCTTTTAGTTCAAGGAGATATAACTTCTATAACGGTAAATAATAAGCTGAACTGGTATGGCCATACTTTGATAACTTGGTTTAATGAACTAGAGAAGTTAAAAAAAGAGGAACTAATAGTTTATAATAGATCATGGTTAGCTGATTTCTGGAAAGGAAAAGTGGCAATATTAGCAGGAGCTCCCCATTGGGTAGTTACAGAAACTATTAAAAGAAATGAAGCATTAGATCAAAACAAAATTAAAGGTGCAGGGAGTACCCAAAGAATCCAGACAATTTTTTTGCCTTACCCATATATTGTAGATCATAGTCAGCAATATGGTATGAAACAAGTATCGGCAGTACCCTTTAGTCAAAGGACTTATAAAGGAGAAGACCATAGTAAAGGGGTAATAGAAGCATTACAAACCATAGGTCCTATCTACTCCCTTGAATTAGCTAAAGTCCATGGATTTATTCCAGCAGATAAAACATTGATTAAGGAGTGGAGTGACAATAACGGTCTAAGTCCTTATTGTAATAAAGTTATACACCTTTCGGCGGAAAAGGGCAAACCTGTTATAAGCAGAGATTTTAAAGATTTAAAGAGAGAACTGGAGGCCTTAGAAAAAACTCAGAAAATATTAGATGATTATTGGCTGGGCAAAATTACTTTACAGAAATTTTTAGAGGAAATCCAAAACTAA
- a CDS encoding peptidoglycan-binding protein, whose product MFIVLNRSKLFFYFIIFVTLLALVFGIVYTLQKKGDLHLCSEYARDLQPQNPPMVGDDVEELQIQLKRMGYYHGEIDGVYQGEIVQVVKNIQRELGLNIDGIVNTQFYEAIYLGDTYTKTVPKDPPKGELKIVVDLDKRLLTLLNDGEEYATFPITIGKPNSPSPVGDFKIVDKSLMPGNNAFGTRWMRLSAPWGGYGIHGTNNPGAIGHAQSGGCIRLFNKDVEKLYSWVPVGTPVSIYSNRWPPTFRAEYKRRMMGQDVVYVQRAMREFGFCQELGDGRFNEEMENEVKEFQKYLGLPPTGIVDENILYLLRLR is encoded by the coding sequence TTGTTTATAGTTTTAAATAGAAGTAAGTTATTTTTTTACTTTATTATATTTGTGACTTTATTAGCTTTAGTGTTTGGTATTGTTTATACTTTACAAAAAAAAGGTGATCTTCACTTGTGTTCGGAGTATGCAAGAGATTTACAACCTCAGAATCCTCCAATGGTAGGGGATGATGTTGAGGAACTACAAATTCAGTTAAAGAGAATGGGATATTACCATGGAGAAATAGATGGTGTTTATCAAGGTGAAATAGTTCAAGTAGTTAAAAATATTCAAAGGGAGTTGGGGTTAAACATTGATGGTATTGTAAATACTCAGTTTTATGAAGCTATATATTTAGGGGATACATATACCAAAACTGTTCCTAAAGATCCACCTAAAGGTGAATTGAAAATTGTGGTGGATCTTGATAAAAGACTTTTAACTTTATTAAATGATGGAGAAGAATACGCTACTTTCCCTATAACCATAGGTAAACCTAACAGCCCTTCACCAGTTGGAGATTTTAAAATTGTAGATAAAAGTTTGATGCCTGGGAATAATGCCTTTGGTACCCGATGGATGAGGTTAAGTGCACCATGGGGTGGTTATGGTATCCACGGTACTAATAATCCTGGGGCTATCGGTCATGCCCAAAGTGGTGGCTGTATAAGGCTGTTTAATAAAGATGTGGAAAAGCTTTATTCTTGGGTACCAGTAGGTACTCCTGTATCTATATATTCAAATAGATGGCCACCGACCTTTAGAGCAGAATATAAAAGGAGGATGATGGGTCAAGATGTCGTCTATGTTCAACGGGCGATGCGGGAATTTGGTTTTTGTCAAGAATTAGGGGATGGTAGATTTAATGAAGAAATGGAGAATGAGGTAAAAGAGTTTCAAAAATATCTAGGCCTACCTCCTACAGGAATTGTAGATGAAAATATTCTCTATCTTCTAAGGTTGAGGTAG
- a CDS encoding Hsp20/alpha crystallin family protein has protein sequence MSKAIVRRKVKAEENLELLPAFEPEVDLVETRDYLRLLADMPGFDREDMDVLVGDDSIIIRGERKAEGIYQQSEEFRILERKMGKVYREIPITTKIRADGIQLYYEDGVLVVHMPKEEVIH, from the coding sequence ATGTCAAAAGCTATTGTAAGGAGAAAGGTGAAGGCAGAAGAAAATTTAGAATTACTTCCAGCCTTTGAACCCGAAGTAGATTTAGTAGAAACTAGGGACTATTTAAGGTTATTGGCAGATATGCCGGGTTTTGACAGAGAAGATATGGATGTCTTGGTAGGTGATGATAGTATTATTATCAGGGGAGAACGGAAGGCTGAGGGGATTTATCAACAGAGTGAAGAGTTTCGGATCTTAGAAAGGAAAATGGGTAAAGTTTATAGGGAAATACCAATAACAACTAAGATTAGGGCAGATGGAATTCAGTTATATTATGAAGACGGTGTTTTAGTTGTTCATATGCCTAAAGAAGAAGTAATTCACTAA
- the splB gene encoding spore photoproduct lyase, translating to MFVPKRVYFDLDSLDYPLGQELYKKFIKMDGVEVDKVKSPRLVNQRGLGAPQKYKEAKKTIFVTVRKTLQFQTCKPSAHYQLPLVSSCPGLCEYCYLQTTLGKTPLIKVYVNIEEILAKAKEYIDKRKEITVFEGAATSDPLPVEDYTGVLRRTIEFFAKEPKGRFRFVTKYANVQSLLDLEHNNHTTFRFSLNTEKVIKEYEKGTANLAARIKGANLVSKSGYPMGFIIAPILIYPNWQQDYLSLLENLQKNLEEVPSLTFELITHRFTTRAKNNILEVFPKTTLPLDEGERKLKYGQFGYTKYVYPKEIYDDVESFFRSNIEKLFPKSEILYLV from the coding sequence ATGTTTGTTCCTAAAAGGGTTTATTTTGATCTTGATTCTTTAGACTATCCCCTAGGTCAAGAGTTATATAAAAAATTTATAAAAATGGATGGGGTAGAAGTAGATAAGGTTAAAAGTCCTCGGTTAGTAAATCAAAGGGGTTTAGGGGCACCTCAAAAGTATAAGGAAGCTAAAAAAACTATATTTGTTACAGTTAGAAAGACTTTGCAATTTCAGACTTGTAAACCCTCTGCCCATTATCAGTTACCTTTAGTTAGTAGTTGCCCTGGATTATGTGAGTACTGTTATTTACAGACCACCTTAGGGAAAACACCCTTAATTAAAGTCTATGTAAATATCGAAGAAATTTTAGCTAAAGCCAAGGAATATATAGATAAAAGAAAAGAAATTACTGTCTTTGAAGGTGCAGCTACATCTGATCCATTACCAGTTGAAGATTATACTGGTGTCTTAAGAAGGACCATCGAATTTTTTGCAAAAGAGCCTAAAGGAAGATTTCGATTCGTCACTAAATATGCCAATGTTCAGTCTTTATTAGATCTAGAGCATAATAATCACACTACTTTTAGGTTTAGTTTAAATACTGAAAAAGTTATAAAAGAGTATGAAAAGGGAACAGCCAATTTAGCAGCTAGAATAAAAGGAGCGAATTTAGTATCTAAGAGTGGTTACCCTATGGGGTTTATAATTGCTCCAATTTTAATATATCCTAACTGGCAGCAGGATTATTTAAGTTTATTAGAAAATTTACAGAAAAATTTAGAGGAAGTTCCATCACTTACCTTTGAGTTAATAACCCATCGGTTTACTACTAGGGCTAAAAACAATATTTTAGAAGTTTTTCCTAAAACAACCCTTCCCCTTGATGAAGGGGAAAGGAAATTAAAATATGGACAATTTGGATATACTAAGTATGTCTATCCAAAGGAAATCTATGATGATGTGGAAAGTTTTTTTAGAAGTAATATCGAAAAACTGTTTCCTAAAAGTGAAATATTGTATTTAGTCTAG
- a CDS encoding heavy metal translocating P-type ATPase produces the protein MEKKIILQIEGMHCAACSSKVERALKKLDGIHQAQVNLSNEKAYITYDERISVEEIKNQILKLGYNVVDNISKVTIDIEGMHCAACSNKVEKSLNKVDGVQRASVNLALNQATIIFDKETVSTGDFLKLIEKLGYKGKIKDDEKKDELDKDEIKLKLAKKRMVLAWAFTLPAALWMFIVMGTGGHGGHQSLSFNLGMVLLALPVLFWVGGHVFLSAFNSVKHGSANMDALIAIGTLAAFITGIMVFFLPVENYAGVASMIMAFHLTGRYIETRAKGRASQAIKKLLELGAKTAILLVDGEEKEVAVEEIQPGDIMVVKPGQKIPTDGIVVWGESSVDESMATGESMPVTKRVNDEVIGSTVNFQGVLHVKATKVGKDTFLAQVIKMVEEAQGTKVPIQEFADKVTGYFVPAVLVIATLTFLSWLIFPHYMAIAIEKVGPYLPWVNVHLSGPMLALYATIAVLVIACPCALGLATPTALMVGSGLGAEKGILIRRGEAIQLMKEAQIIVFDKTGTITKGKPEVTDIIPINTDEQHLLTLALSVEKSSEHPIAKAIVEAGEKRNISPLSVENFISITGKGVKGYIDNTVVLAGNRKMMVENKVEIGEYEDKIVSLENQGKTVIMVATEGELLGIIAVADTLKEDSVQGISELKKMGIKTYMITGDNWRTAEAIAKEVGITEVLADVLPEGKVEKIKELQSQGFKVAMVGDGINDAPALTQSDVGIAIGTGTDIAIEAADITIVRGNLTAVVSAVKLSKATFNKIKQNLFWAFFYNTVAIPLAILGLLHPVIAEGAMAISSISVVTNANLLRRSKI, from the coding sequence ATGGAGAAAAAAATAATTTTACAAATTGAAGGTATGCATTGTGCCGCTTGTTCTAGTAAAGTAGAAAGAGCATTAAAAAAACTCGATGGGATTCATCAGGCACAGGTGAATTTATCCAACGAAAAAGCTTATATAACTTATGATGAAAGGATTAGTGTTGAAGAGATTAAAAACCAAATCCTAAAATTAGGTTACAATGTTGTTGATAATATTTCTAAAGTAACCATTGATATTGAAGGTATGCATTGTGCCGCATGTTCTAATAAAGTAGAAAAATCCCTTAATAAGGTAGATGGAGTGCAAAGGGCCAGTGTAAATTTAGCCCTTAATCAAGCTACTATTATTTTCGACAAAGAAACAGTAAGCACAGGAGATTTCCTTAAGTTAATTGAAAAATTAGGGTATAAAGGGAAAATAAAAGATGATGAAAAAAAAGATGAATTAGATAAAGATGAAATTAAACTAAAATTAGCTAAAAAAAGGATGGTATTAGCTTGGGCCTTTACATTACCTGCTGCCCTTTGGATGTTTATCGTAATGGGTACTGGCGGCCATGGAGGTCATCAATCTTTATCCTTTAATTTAGGGATGGTCTTATTAGCCCTTCCTGTGTTGTTTTGGGTAGGTGGCCATGTTTTTCTTTCAGCTTTTAATTCTGTGAAACATGGTAGTGCTAATATGGATGCATTGATTGCCATTGGTACTTTAGCAGCTTTTATTACAGGGATTATGGTATTTTTCTTGCCAGTGGAAAATTATGCTGGAGTAGCTAGTATGATTATGGCATTCCATTTAACTGGTAGATATATTGAAACAAGGGCTAAAGGGAGAGCATCTCAAGCGATAAAGAAATTATTAGAATTAGGGGCTAAAACCGCTATTTTGCTTGTAGATGGTGAAGAGAAAGAAGTAGCAGTTGAGGAAATTCAGCCCGGTGATATTATGGTGGTAAAACCAGGTCAAAAAATTCCCACCGATGGTATTGTAGTTTGGGGGGAAAGTTCTGTAGATGAATCTATGGCTACTGGTGAATCAATGCCTGTAACCAAAAGGGTAAACGATGAAGTAATTGGTTCAACAGTTAATTTCCAAGGAGTACTTCATGTTAAAGCAACTAAAGTAGGAAAAGATACCTTTTTAGCCCAAGTTATTAAAATGGTAGAAGAAGCTCAAGGTACAAAGGTACCTATTCAGGAATTTGCCGATAAAGTAACGGGTTATTTTGTACCTGCTGTTTTAGTAATAGCAACCCTTACTTTCTTATCTTGGCTTATTTTCCCCCATTACATGGCGATAGCCATTGAAAAGGTAGGACCTTATTTACCTTGGGTAAATGTCCACCTATCAGGGCCAATGTTAGCTTTATACGCTACCATTGCCGTATTGGTTATTGCTTGTCCATGTGCTTTAGGATTAGCTACCCCTACAGCATTAATGGTTGGCAGTGGATTAGGTGCAGAAAAGGGCATTCTCATCCGTAGAGGTGAAGCTATTCAGTTAATGAAAGAAGCCCAAATAATAGTTTTTGATAAAACAGGTACTATTACTAAAGGAAAGCCGGAAGTAACGGATATTATTCCTATAAACACCGATGAACAACATTTACTAACTTTAGCTTTAAGTGTTGAGAAAAGTTCAGAACACCCTATCGCTAAAGCCATTGTAGAAGCCGGTGAAAAGAGAAATATTTCCCCACTATCTGTGGAAAATTTCATCAGTATTACCGGTAAAGGAGTTAAAGGTTATATCGATAATACTGTGGTTTTGGCAGGAAATCGGAAAATGATGGTGGAAAATAAAGTGGAGATAGGGGAATATGAAGACAAAATAGTTAGTTTAGAAAATCAAGGGAAAACGGTTATTATGGTAGCAACGGAAGGTGAACTTTTAGGAATTATTGCCGTTGCCGATACATTAAAGGAAGATTCAGTTCAAGGGATAAGTGAACTGAAAAAAATGGGTATTAAAACCTATATGATAACTGGTGATAACTGGAGAACTGCAGAGGCTATAGCTAAAGAAGTAGGTATTACTGAAGTATTAGCTGATGTATTGCCAGAGGGTAAAGTAGAGAAAATTAAAGAATTACAAAGTCAAGGTTTTAAAGTTGCTATGGTAGGAGATGGAATAAATGACGCTCCAGCTTTAACCCAAAGTGATGTAGGTATTGCCATTGGTACTGGAACGGATATAGCCATCGAAGCAGCTGATATAACAATAGTTAGGGGGAACTTAACGGCAGTAGTTTCAGCAGTTAAACTTTCTAAAGCTACCTTTAATAAAATTAAACAAAATCTATTTTGGGCATTTTTCTACAACACAGTTGCCATACCTTTGGCAATATTAGGATTATTACATCCAGTAATCGCTGAAGGGGCAATGGCTATCAGTTCTATAAGTGTTGTTACTAATGCTAATTTGCTAAGGAGGTCTAAAATTTAG
- a CDS encoding GerMN domain-containing protein, with amino-acid sequence MFKIKTVFFVGSLVVLTTLILIWIAFDSLNDKIQYNSLIKIEPTPSVENITVNLYFPNRDNTQMIPEKRVIPLNNKLETSIIKELMAGPKSTDLLRTIPKEVTLISFEIVEGIAFVNFSKEFQTKHPGGSAGELATLASIVYTLTELENIEKVQILVEGRRLETLAGHIYIMEPLSINDVRY; translated from the coding sequence ATGTTTAAAATAAAAACAGTTTTTTTTGTAGGTTCACTAGTAGTTTTAACAACTTTAATATTAATCTGGATAGCATTTGATAGCTTAAATGATAAGATTCAATACAATTCTTTAATAAAAATAGAACCAACTCCTTCTGTTGAAAATATTACTGTAAACCTTTATTTTCCTAATAGGGATAATACTCAAATGATACCAGAAAAGCGGGTAATACCCCTAAATAATAAATTAGAAACTTCAATAATTAAAGAGTTAATGGCAGGACCTAAAAGTACCGATTTACTCCGTACTATTCCTAAAGAAGTAACCTTAATCAGTTTTGAAATTGTTGAAGGTATAGCCTTTGTCAATTTTTCAAAAGAATTTCAAACAAAACATCCTGGAGGATCCGCCGGTGAATTGGCTACTTTAGCATCTATTGTCTACACATTAACGGAATTAGAGAATATAGAAAAAGTACAAATATTAGTAGAAGGTAGAAGGTTAGAAACCCTAGCAGGTCATATTTATATTATGGAACCCCTATCAATTAATGATGTTAGATACTAA
- a CDS encoding acyltransferase has product MSDYLFESKVLSKKERLKKQLRLISNHPVILINLIYSFFIRLIYGLNIFQPFQLVVDWRSRFVRKRGSKVIIRGQFFVGGRYITNLSSSSANVLIYDGGTLIINGRVKIGPGVQIVVARGGKLIMNNGTYITADAKIFCSSTMEIGKNCAISWGTSIIDSDFHQLYYEGRKTEDPQIKIGDNVWIGCNSTILKGVKISSNTVIAAGSVVTKDLPSSVLAGGNPAKVLKENISWK; this is encoded by the coding sequence ATGTCTGACTACCTTTTTGAAAGTAAAGTTCTATCCAAAAAAGAAAGGTTGAAAAAACAGTTAAGATTGATATCAAATCATCCTGTAATTTTGATTAATTTAATTTACAGTTTTTTTATTCGCCTCATATACGGATTAAATATTTTTCAACCCTTTCAATTAGTGGTGGATTGGCGGAGTAGGTTTGTTAGAAAAAGGGGCAGTAAAGTGATTATAAGGGGACAATTTTTTGTGGGAGGAAGGTATATAACAAATCTATCTAGCTCCTCTGCTAATGTCTTAATATATGATGGTGGAACTTTAATTATTAATGGAAGAGTGAAAATTGGACCTGGTGTACAGATCGTTGTAGCTAGAGGTGGAAAGCTGATAATGAACAATGGTACATATATTACCGCTGATGCAAAGATTTTCTGTAGTTCCACTATGGAGATTGGGAAAAATTGTGCTATTTCCTGGGGAACTAGTATTATCGATAGTGATTTCCATCAATTGTATTATGAAGGAAGAAAGACAGAAGACCCTCAAATTAAAATCGGGGATAATGTTTGGATTGGCTGTAATTCAACTATCTTAAAAGGAGTAAAAATCAGTAGTAATACAGTAATAGCTGCAGGTTCTGTTGTAACAAAGGATCTCCCCAGTAGTGTATTAGCAGGGGGAAATCCGGCAAAGGTATTAAAAGAAAATATTAGTTGGAAATAG